The Chaetodon trifascialis isolate fChaTrf1 chromosome 17, fChaTrf1.hap1, whole genome shotgun sequence genome has a segment encoding these proteins:
- the zbtb10 gene encoding zinc finger and BTB domain-containing protein 10 isoform X1, producing MSGERNRRSLAFRGGGLAGLTGSSGIGGGNCNSWEAPACQDRQFNGNRPDQEEDRDLGANGSSQKRVEGAGSVSDSTEPEAEEEEDPEGGSWAAGDGDDRVGSVEGEDGSREGSSLTAGNGPNNADGQESGSGATGGETGSRKSGVEMRPQTLLQKHSLFHASWLQEFPWLKFCQETGLMSCSWCHNIATKNSDELVKGSRNYKRALLLRHHLSSEHGRNDPTKQEMVRPSDNASPSTNCSEEDYRSKPNENSYCYQLLQELDKQRKSGILCDVNIVVSGQVFRAHKNILVAGSRYFKTLYCLTKGEAQDQATVTHLDVAAVQGFSVILDFLYSGNLLLTSQNAIEVMSVASYLQMTEVVHSCRAFIKDALNISIKQEAPDSVVVDYNKRQMVAKEGQRGSDRKPSNFWATSILSKLSIKASNNQGKEAMEEEDEGGRVKEENSDIEVTVVGGEGCALVTPGASGSWAHHNDNSSDSAETNETRAASGQVQVFVWNEPATGGAAAAPAAIKREAPDAAAGSGRRKKQTTTRRFVYNFPPEPEEGFDEGMFIQPSASYPREDFSSLSENAELANQIQYSIIQDLQQGESWENGESSHLALNKLKCPHCNYIAKHRRTLKRHLIIHSGVRSFSCDICGKLFTRREHVKRHSLVHKKDKKYKCMVCKKIFMLAASVGIRHGSRRYGVCADCADSHQATQAMEGMEFPRDEDFEGEDGEDLEGEEPTDNDQSNWGEGNTVAAPEED from the exons ATGTCCGGTGAGAGAAACCGCAGGTCGCTGGCTTTCCGAGGAGGTGGATTAGCTGGGTTAACGGGTTCCAGCGGTATCGGTGGGGGGAACTGTAACAGCTGGGAGGCCCCGGCCTGTCAAGACCGACAATTTAACGGGAACAGGCCGGAtcaagaggaggacagggatCTGGGGGCAAACGGATCATCGCAGAAGAGAGTGGAGGGCGCTGGGTCTGTCAGCGATAGCACGGAACCCGAGgcggaggaagaagaggaccCGGAAGGGGGTAGCTGGGCAGCCGGGGACGGCGACGATCGTGTCGGCTCGGTGGAAGGAGAGGACGGGTCCAGGGAGGGGAGTAGCTTAACAGCGGGGAACGGTCCCAACAACGCCGACGGCCAGGAGTCGGGAAGCGGTGCGACTGGAGGCGAGACGGGATCCAGGAAATCTGGGGTAGAGATGAGACCGCAGACGTTGCTTCAGAAACACTCACTATTCCATGCTTCGTGGTTGCAAGAATTTCCATGGCTAAAATTTTGCCAGGAGACGGGACTCATGTCCTGTTCCTGGTGTCACAACATTGCCACTAAAAACAGCGACGAGCTTGTCAAAGGCAGTCGCAACTACAAACGGGCCTTGCTGCTGAGACATCACCTGTCTTCTGAGCACGGGAGAAATGACCCCACCAAACAG GAGATGGTGAGGCCCTCAGACAATGCTAGCCCCTCCACTAACTGCTCAGAGGAAGACTACCGCAGCAAGCCCAATGAGAACTCCTACTGTTACCAGCTTCTCCAGGAGCTGGACAAGCAACGCAAAAGTGGCATCCTCTGTGACGTCAACATAGTTGTCTCAGGCCAGGTGTTCCGCGCACACAAGAACATCCTGGTGGCAGGAAGCCGCTACTTCAAAACCCTCTACTGTCTGACCAAGGGCGAGGCCCAGGACCAGGCCACGGTCACGCACCTGGATGTCGCTGCTGTGCAGGGCTTCTCAGTTATCCTCGACTTTCTCTACTCCGGGAATCTGCTGCTCACAAGCCAAAATGCCATTGAGGTGATGTCTGTTGCTAGTTACCTCCAGATGACAGAAGTTGTCCACTCGTGCAGGGCTTTTATAAAGGATGCCCTGAATATCAGCATCAAGCAGGAGGCTCCTGATTCAGTGGTGGTGGACTACAACAAGAGGCAGATGGTGGccaaagagggacagagagggtCGGACCGGAAGCCGAGCAACTTCTGGGCCACAAGCATCCTGTCAAAGCTGTCCATCAAGGCCAGCAACAACCAAGGAAAGGAAGCAATGGAAGAGGAAGACGAAGGCGGCAGGGTGAAGGAGGAGAACAGTGATATAGAAGTGACGGTGGTAGGGGGTGAGGGCTGTGCCCTGGTGACCCCCGGAGCCTCTGGTAGCTGGGCCCACCACAACGACAACTCGTCTGATTCAGCAGAGACCAATGAAACACGGGCGGCGAGTGGTCAAGTGCAGGTGTTCGTCTGGAACGAGCCAGCCACAGGTGGCGCTGCAGCAGCTCCCGCAGCAATAAAGCGAGAGGCACCAGACGCTGCGGCTGGAAGCGGACGGAGGAAAAAACAGACCACCACTCGGCGGTTCGTGTACAACTTTCCACCAGAGCCTGAAGAGGGATTTGACGAGGGGATGTTCATCCAGCCCTCGGCCTCCTACCCCAGAGAGGACTTCTCCTCCCTCTCGGAAAATGCTG AGCTGGCCAATCAGATCCAGTATAGCATCATCCAGGACTTACAGCAGGGGGAGTCCTGGGAGAATG GCGAGTCCTCACACCTAGCCCTCAATAAGCTCAAGTGCCCCCACTGTAACTACATCGCCAAGCACCGGCGCACGCTCAAGAGGCACCTGATCATCCACTCGGGCGTGCGCTCCTTCAGCTGCGACATCTGTGGCAAGCTGTTCACCCGCCGTGAGCACGTAAAGAGACATTCCCTG GTGCACAAGAAGGACAAAAAGTACAAGTGCATGGTGTGCAAGAAGATCTTCATGCTTGCGGCCAGCGTTGGCATCCGTCACGGCTCGCGGCGCTACGGCGTGTGTGCGGACTGCGCCGACTCGCACCAGGCCACTCAGGCGATGGAGGGCATGGAGTTTCCTCGCGACGAAGACTTCGAAGGCGAGGACGGAGAGGACCTGGAGGGGGAGGAACCCACCGACAACGACCAATCAAATTGGGGTGAGGGCAACACCGTTGCTGCCCCGGAAGAGGACTAA
- the zbtb10 gene encoding zinc finger and BTB domain-containing protein 10 isoform X2 — protein sequence MSGERNRRSLAFRGGGLAGLTGSSGIGGGNCNSWEAPACQDRQFNGNRPDQEEDRDLGANGSSQKRVEGAGSVSDSTEPEAEEEEDPEGGSWAAGDGDDRVGSVEGEDGSREGSSLTAGNGPNNADGQESGSGATGGETGSRKSGVEMRPQTLLQKHSLFHASWLQEFPWLKFCQETGLMSCSWCHNIATKNSDELVKGSRNYKRALLLRHHLSSEHGRNDPTKQEMVRPSDNASPSTNCSEEDYRSKPNENSYCYQLLQELDKQRKSGILCDVNIVVSGQVFRAHKNILVAGSRYFKTLYCLTKGEAQDQATVTHLDVAAVQGFSVILDFLYSGNLLLTSQNAIEVMSVASYLQMTEVVHSCRAFIKDALNISIKQEAPDSVVVDYNKRQMVAKEGQRGSDRKPSNFWATSILSKLSIKASNNQGKEAMEEEDEGGRVKEENSDIEVTVVGGEGCALVTPGASGSWAHHNDNSSDSAETNETRAASGQVQVFVWNEPATGGAAAAPAAIKREAPDAAAGSGRRKKQTTTRRFVYNFPPEPEEGFDEGMFIQPSASYPREDFSSLSENAGESSHLALNKLKCPHCNYIAKHRRTLKRHLIIHSGVRSFSCDICGKLFTRREHVKRHSLVHKKDKKYKCMVCKKIFMLAASVGIRHGSRRYGVCADCADSHQATQAMEGMEFPRDEDFEGEDGEDLEGEEPTDNDQSNWGEGNTVAAPEED from the exons ATGTCCGGTGAGAGAAACCGCAGGTCGCTGGCTTTCCGAGGAGGTGGATTAGCTGGGTTAACGGGTTCCAGCGGTATCGGTGGGGGGAACTGTAACAGCTGGGAGGCCCCGGCCTGTCAAGACCGACAATTTAACGGGAACAGGCCGGAtcaagaggaggacagggatCTGGGGGCAAACGGATCATCGCAGAAGAGAGTGGAGGGCGCTGGGTCTGTCAGCGATAGCACGGAACCCGAGgcggaggaagaagaggaccCGGAAGGGGGTAGCTGGGCAGCCGGGGACGGCGACGATCGTGTCGGCTCGGTGGAAGGAGAGGACGGGTCCAGGGAGGGGAGTAGCTTAACAGCGGGGAACGGTCCCAACAACGCCGACGGCCAGGAGTCGGGAAGCGGTGCGACTGGAGGCGAGACGGGATCCAGGAAATCTGGGGTAGAGATGAGACCGCAGACGTTGCTTCAGAAACACTCACTATTCCATGCTTCGTGGTTGCAAGAATTTCCATGGCTAAAATTTTGCCAGGAGACGGGACTCATGTCCTGTTCCTGGTGTCACAACATTGCCACTAAAAACAGCGACGAGCTTGTCAAAGGCAGTCGCAACTACAAACGGGCCTTGCTGCTGAGACATCACCTGTCTTCTGAGCACGGGAGAAATGACCCCACCAAACAG GAGATGGTGAGGCCCTCAGACAATGCTAGCCCCTCCACTAACTGCTCAGAGGAAGACTACCGCAGCAAGCCCAATGAGAACTCCTACTGTTACCAGCTTCTCCAGGAGCTGGACAAGCAACGCAAAAGTGGCATCCTCTGTGACGTCAACATAGTTGTCTCAGGCCAGGTGTTCCGCGCACACAAGAACATCCTGGTGGCAGGAAGCCGCTACTTCAAAACCCTCTACTGTCTGACCAAGGGCGAGGCCCAGGACCAGGCCACGGTCACGCACCTGGATGTCGCTGCTGTGCAGGGCTTCTCAGTTATCCTCGACTTTCTCTACTCCGGGAATCTGCTGCTCACAAGCCAAAATGCCATTGAGGTGATGTCTGTTGCTAGTTACCTCCAGATGACAGAAGTTGTCCACTCGTGCAGGGCTTTTATAAAGGATGCCCTGAATATCAGCATCAAGCAGGAGGCTCCTGATTCAGTGGTGGTGGACTACAACAAGAGGCAGATGGTGGccaaagagggacagagagggtCGGACCGGAAGCCGAGCAACTTCTGGGCCACAAGCATCCTGTCAAAGCTGTCCATCAAGGCCAGCAACAACCAAGGAAAGGAAGCAATGGAAGAGGAAGACGAAGGCGGCAGGGTGAAGGAGGAGAACAGTGATATAGAAGTGACGGTGGTAGGGGGTGAGGGCTGTGCCCTGGTGACCCCCGGAGCCTCTGGTAGCTGGGCCCACCACAACGACAACTCGTCTGATTCAGCAGAGACCAATGAAACACGGGCGGCGAGTGGTCAAGTGCAGGTGTTCGTCTGGAACGAGCCAGCCACAGGTGGCGCTGCAGCAGCTCCCGCAGCAATAAAGCGAGAGGCACCAGACGCTGCGGCTGGAAGCGGACGGAGGAAAAAACAGACCACCACTCGGCGGTTCGTGTACAACTTTCCACCAGAGCCTGAAGAGGGATTTGACGAGGGGATGTTCATCCAGCCCTCGGCCTCCTACCCCAGAGAGGACTTCTCCTCCCTCTCGGAAAATGCTG GCGAGTCCTCACACCTAGCCCTCAATAAGCTCAAGTGCCCCCACTGTAACTACATCGCCAAGCACCGGCGCACGCTCAAGAGGCACCTGATCATCCACTCGGGCGTGCGCTCCTTCAGCTGCGACATCTGTGGCAAGCTGTTCACCCGCCGTGAGCACGTAAAGAGACATTCCCTG GTGCACAAGAAGGACAAAAAGTACAAGTGCATGGTGTGCAAGAAGATCTTCATGCTTGCGGCCAGCGTTGGCATCCGTCACGGCTCGCGGCGCTACGGCGTGTGTGCGGACTGCGCCGACTCGCACCAGGCCACTCAGGCGATGGAGGGCATGGAGTTTCCTCGCGACGAAGACTTCGAAGGCGAGGACGGAGAGGACCTGGAGGGGGAGGAACCCACCGACAACGACCAATCAAATTGGGGTGAGGGCAACACCGTTGCTGCCCCGGAAGAGGACTAA